The Punica granatum isolate Tunisia-2019 chromosome 4, ASM765513v2, whole genome shotgun sequence genome has a window encoding:
- the LOC116203971 gene encoding uncharacterized protein LOC116203971, producing the protein MHALRLRPPLLTTPPSRPSSSSSSSSSPLIYSFYRYSSPSFLFSFRPNKRFHFLKPCSSLKQSRKQQTLQKTTAPQSLKWFFGSKGDGGDDSGKLEGEEDAGGLEGENAVKGTLLAGVLLIGVVGGLGAVGYIYKDQINAFLNQFSTVIEGYGPAGYALFVAVYAGLEVLAIPAIPLTMSAGLLFGSVIGTIIVSISGTVAASVAFLIARYFARERILKLVEGNKKFLAIDKAIGENGFGVVTLLRLSPLLPFSLGNYLYGLTSVKFVPYVLGSWLGMLPGTWAYVSAGAFGRAIIQDESEFGLTGGNGLLTLGLGLLATALAAAYVTRLAKDAVKDIE; encoded by the exons ATGCACGCTCTCCGGCTGAGACCACCGCTATTGACGACTCCTCCTTCCCggccttcctcttcctcttcctcttcgtcTTCCCCATTGATATACAGCTTCTACCGCTACTCCTCCCCTTCATTTCTCTTCAGCTTCAGACCCAACAAGCGCTTCCACTTCCTCAAGCCATGCTCCTCCCTCAAGCAGTCCAGGAAGCAGCAGACCCTCCAGAAGACCACCGCCCCTCAGAGCCTCAAGTGGTTCTTCGGCTCCAAGGGCGACGGCGGCGATGACAGCGGTAAGCTCGAGGGCGAGGAGGACGCTGGCGGATTGGAAGGCGAGAACGCTGTCAAGGGTACCCTTCTTGCCGGGGTGCTCTTGATTGGCGTCGTGGGTGGGCTCGGCGCTGTTGGGTATATCTACAAGGACCAGATTAATGCTTTCTTGAATCAGTTCTCCACTGTCATTGAAG GTTATGGCCCCGCTGGATATGCTTTATTTGTCGCTGTTTATGCTGGCCTGGAA GTCCTTGCGATTCCTGCAATTCCCTTAACAATGTCAGCTGGTCTTCTTTTTGGCTCTGTTATAGGCACAATCATTGTCTCCATCAGCGGAACG GTGGCTGCAAGTGTGGCCTTTCTAATTGCCAGATATTTCGCTAGGGAGCGCATTCTTAAATTAGTTGAAGGCAACAAAAAGTTTCTCGCGATTGACAAAGCAATAGGAGAGAATGGCTTCGGGGTTGTAACTCTTCTTCGTCTGAGCCCTCTACTTCCATTTTCTCTCGGCAATTATTTGTACGGGCTGACATCTGTCAAGTTTGTTCCTTACGTATTAGGGAG TTGGTTAGGTATGCTCCCAGGAACATGGGCATACGTTAGTGCCGGTGCATTTGGTCGAGCAATCATT CAAGATGAATCCGAATTCGGTTTAACAGGAGGAAACGGCCTATTGACCCTTGGACTTGGACTGTTAGCCACAGCATTAGCCGCTGCCTATGTGACACGACTTGCTAAG GATGCAGTGAAAGACATCGAGTAG
- the LOC116203968 gene encoding pentatricopeptide repeat-containing protein At1g71420: MPPPLSPSISFCKSLHTFRLQEQVRLLAAGGRLEEALSLLSASSAADPGSGPPIDVQTYAALFHSCAGFNSLHHGIAFHRLLLQNSNDSAKLNLSPPNHRLFLTNHLINMYAKCGDLTYARTLFDEMSQRNHVSWTALISGYAQHGCGDDCFLLFSAMLGHFRPNEFAFTSVLSSCNDNSNGKQCGKQVHALALKFSIDASVYVANALISMYSKVSGCGAEKAWTVFRAMEFRNLITWNSMIAGFQLQGLGSFAIQLFTEMRRTPVGFDRATLVSLFSSLSSGAIGEGTRTVGFGLKYCCQLHSLAIRSGLISEIEVITALVKAYSDLRGEIADCYRLFLETDSHSQRDVVFWTGIITAFAEREPGESLFLFRELHRKGDVAPDRYTLSSVVKACGGLISERHALSVHSQVIKHGLDRDTVVANSLIHAYARCSSVSLAKQVFEGMEMESRDLVSWNSMLKAHALHGQGQEALRLSTEMSVPPDSATFVALLSACSHSGLVEDGIRIFDIMLRDYRITPQLDHYACMVDILGRAGRVLEAQKLINQMPMEPDSVVWSAFLGACRKHGVVQLAALAAANLKELEPERSLGYVQISNIYCSGGRFNEAGLVRKEMRWSGVRKEPGLSWVEIGSQIHEFASGGNRHPQKELIRSELEQFIGQLKELGYVPETSLALHDIEEEQKEEQLYHHSEKLALVFAIMNGERRFWKAIKIMKNIRICVDCHNFMKLASGLLGKEIVVRDSNRFHHFNNRVCSCNDYW; encoded by the coding sequence ATGCCGCCGCCGTTGTCACCGTCCATATCGTTCTGCAAGTCCCTCCACACATTCCGCCTCCAGGAACAAGTCCGGTTGCTGGCCGCGGGAGGCCGCCTCGAGGAAGCTCTGTCTCTCCTGTCCGCTTCCTCCGCCGCAGATCCGGGCAGTGGGCCCCCCATTGACGTGCAAACCTACGCCGCCCTCTTCCACTCATGCGCCGGCTTCAACTCCCTCCACCACGGCATTGCGTTCCACCGTCTCCTCCTGCAAAACTCCAACGATTCCGCGAAGCTCAACCTCTCCCCGCCCAACCACCGGCTCTTCCTCACCAACCACCTGATCAATATGTACGCCAAATGCGGTGACTTGACCTATGCCCGGACCCTGTTCGACGAAATGTCGCAGCGAAACCATGTCTCCTGGACAGCCCTCATATCTGGGTATGCTCAACATGGCTGTGGGGACGATTGTTTTCTCCTCTTCTCTGCGATGCTGGGCCACTTCCGCCCTAACGAGTTCGCATTCACGAGTGTGCTCAGTTCGTGCAATGACAATAGTAATGGTAAACAATGTGGCAAGCAGGTACATGCCCTGGCCCTGAAATTCTCCATAGATGCTTCTGTTTACGTTGCCAATGCTCTCATCTCTATGTAtagcaaggtcagtggctgtGGGGCTGAGAAGGCTTGGACCGTTTTCAGGGCCATGGAATTCCGCAATCTTATCACTTGGAACTCCATGATTGCAGGGTTTCAGCTCCAGGGACTCGGAAGCTTCGCTATTCAGCTCTTCACTGAGATGCGCCGAACCCCAGTCGGGTTTGACCGCGCCACTCTTGTTAGCCTCTTCTCTTCCTTGTCTTCTGGGGCCATTGGTGAAGGAACCCGTACGGTTGGTTTCGGCCTCAAGTATTGCTGTCAGTTGCACTCTCTTGCCATTAGATCAGGTTTGATCTCGGAAATTGAAGTGATCACTGCATTAGTGAAGGCCTACTCTGACCTCCGGGGAGAGATTGCTGACTGTTACAGGCTCTTCTTGGAGACAGACTCACATTCTCAACGGGATGTAGTTTTCTGGACTGGCATTATAACAGCTTTTGCAGAACGGGAACCTGGGGAATCCCTCTTCCTATTTCGGGAGCTCCATCGGAAGGGTGATGTAGCTCCTGATAGGTATACTCTCTCGAGTGTCGTGAAAGCCTGTGGTGGTCTCATCAGTGAGAGGCATGCCTTGTCTGTACATTCCCAAGTGATAAAACATGGACTTGATAGAGATACAGTGGTCGCAAACTCGTTAATCCATGCATATGCAAGATGTAGCTCCGTGTCTCTTGCTAAGCAAGTTTTTGAGGGCATGGAAATGGAATCTCGTGATTTGGTTTCCTGGAATTCAATGCTTAAGGCCCATGCTCTTCATGGGCAAGGACAAGAGGCATTGCGGCTCTCCACAGAGATGAGCGTCCCACCTGATTCTGCCACCTTTGTTGCTCTCCTCTCAGCATGTAGTCATTCCGGCCTTGTGGAAGATGGGATTAGAATATTTGACATCATGTTGAGAGATTACAGGATCACTCCTCAGCTAGATCACTATGCATGCATGGTAGACATCCTCGGGAGAGCCGGTCGAGTTCTTGAGGCTCAGAAGTTGATAAATCAGATGCCTATGGAGCCTGATTCCGTGGTCTGGAGTGCATTTCTGGGTGCTTGCAGGAAACATGGAGTGGTACAACTAGCTGCGCTAGCTGCTGCCAACTTGAAAGAGTTGGAACCTGAACGCTCATTAGGCTATGTACAGATCTCGAACATCTATTGCTCAGGGGGAAGATTTAACGAAGCTGGTCTAGTTCGAAAGGAAATGAGATGGTCCGGAGTTAGGAAGGAACCTGGGTTAAGCTGGGTTGAGATTGGGAGTCAGATTCACGAATTTGCCTCGGGGGGGAATAGGCATCCCCAGAAAGAGTTGATACGTTCTGAGCTTGAGCAATTCATTGGGCAACTGAAGGAGTTGGGTTACGTGCCCGAAACAAGCTTGGCTCTTCATGACATTGAAGAGGAGCAGAAGGAGGAGCAATTGTACCACCACAGCGAGAAGTTGGCGTTGGTGTTTGCAATAATGAATGGAGAACGGAGATTTTGGAAGGCGATAAAGATTATGAAGAACATCAGAATCTGTGTGGACTGCCACAACTTCATGAAACTAGCATCAGGTTTGCTAGGTAAGGAAATTGTGGTACGAGATTCGAACCGGTTCCATCATTTCAATAATCGGGTTTGCTCTTGTAATGACTATTGGTAA